A single Vicinamibacteria bacterium DNA region contains:
- a CDS encoding FAD-dependent oxidoreductase gives MTAKRGALAGGGEADVVVLGGGITGCAAALELARDGRRVVVLEAGALGSGAAATDLGLVPLGLGVPYVQAVRRFGREGAREVWETHRESQSRLRELLASLGADCGYRQAGGFLMAEDRSEALALADSEDLLREDAFAGEFLDHYMLESRFDVSGFSAAYWAAEEGEIDSRRLVQALAGAATEGGAVFHEGSPVRELALTTSG, from the coding sequence GTGACCGCCAAGAGGGGGGCGCTCGCGGGCGGAGGGGAGGCGGATGTGGTCGTGCTGGGCGGGGGAATCACGGGCTGCGCGGCGGCCCTGGAGCTCGCCCGGGACGGTCGGCGGGTCGTGGTTCTGGAGGCGGGTGCCTTAGGCTCGGGCGCCGCCGCCACCGACCTCGGCCTCGTCCCTCTTGGCCTCGGGGTGCCCTACGTGCAGGCGGTCCGGCGCTTCGGCCGAGAGGGGGCCCGGGAGGTGTGGGAGACACACCGGGAGAGTCAGAGCCGGCTCCGGGAGCTTCTCGCCAGTTTAGGCGCCGACTGTGGCTACCGGCAGGCGGGCGGCTTCCTTATGGCCGAGGATCGAAGCGAGGCTTTAGCGCTCGCGGACAGCGAGGACCTCCTACGCGAGGACGCCTTCGCGGGAGAGTTCCTGGACCACTACATGCTGGAGTCGCGGTTCGATGTGTCCGGTTTCTCCGCCGCCTACTGGGCGGCGGAGGAGGGTGAGATCGACAGCCGGCGGCTGGTCCAAGCTCTGGCCGGCGCGGCCACGGAGGGGGGTGCCGTTTTTCACGAGGGAAGCCCCGTCCGGGAGCTCGCCCTCACCACCTCGGG